In Deltaproteobacteria bacterium, a single window of DNA contains:
- a CDS encoding SUF system NifU family Fe-S cluster assembly protein, whose protein sequence is MSGPADLYRTVVLEHGKRPRNVGTLADATHAAEGDNPLCGDAVRVEVERRGDVLARLAFAGESCVLVTASASLMTEDLRGASVAEARRRAAAMEAFCAEGRGDAAALGPLAAFADVHRHPARIACALLPWRTLVRALDD, encoded by the coding sequence ATGAGCGGACCGGCGGACCTCTATCGAACGGTCGTGCTCGAGCACGGCAAGCGGCCGCGCAACGTGGGGACGCTCGCGGACGCGACCCATGCGGCGGAGGGCGATAACCCTCTCTGCGGCGACGCGGTGCGGGTCGAGGTCGAGCGGCGCGGCGACGTGCTCGCGCGGCTCGCGTTCGCCGGCGAGAGCTGCGTGCTCGTGACCGCGTCGGCCTCGCTCATGACCGAGGATCTGCGCGGCGCGAGCGTGGCCGAGGCGCGGCGGCGGGCCGCCGCGATGGAGGCGTTCTGCGCCGAGGGGCGCGGCGACGCCGCGGCGCTCGGCCCGCTCGCGGCGTTCGCCGACGTGCATCGCCATCCCGCGCGCATCGCGTGCGCGCTCCTGCCGTGGCGAACGCTCGTGCGGGCGCTCGACGATTGA
- the sufS gene encoding SufS family cysteine desulfurase, producing the protein MALRVRRRRPSPQPRRAAGRVDNPGSVAENPRVRPRARILAGPARPAASGAFDADAARADFPALRQRVHGRPLVYLDNAATTQKPRAVLAALRRHYVRDNANVRRGVHALGARATAAYEGARAAVARFVGAAGAGEIVFTRGATEALNLVAQSFGRTRVGAGDEVVVSEMEHHANIVPWQMLCRAVGATLRVAPVDARGVLDAAAFAEILGPRTKIVALAHVSNALGTRNPIAALAARAHAHGAIVVVDGAQAVAHVPVDVAALGCDFYAFSGHKLYGPTGIGALWGRAALLTAMPPWQGGGEMVRSVGWDEVVHEPPPHRFEAGTPPIAGAVGLAAAIGYLEALDRAALAAHERDLLAYAADALAAVPGLRMIGEAPDKIGGHSFVLAGIHAHDVATVLDGEGIAVRAGHHCAQPILQRFGVAATVRASFGLYNRRADVDRLIAGLAVVRRVFGA; encoded by the coding sequence ATGGCGCTCCGTGTACGTCGGCGGCGACCGTCGCCGCAACCGCGGCGCGCCGCGGGCCGCGTTGACAACCCCGGGAGCGTGGCCGAGAACCCGCGTGTGCGACCTCGCGCGCGCATCCTCGCCGGGCCCGCGCGTCCGGCCGCGTCCGGCGCCTTCGACGCCGACGCGGCGCGCGCCGACTTTCCGGCGCTCCGGCAGCGCGTCCACGGCCGGCCGCTCGTCTATCTCGACAACGCCGCGACGACCCAGAAGCCGCGCGCGGTGCTGGCGGCGCTCCGCCGCCACTACGTGCGCGACAACGCCAACGTCCGCCGCGGCGTGCACGCGCTCGGCGCGCGCGCGACCGCGGCATACGAGGGCGCGCGGGCGGCGGTCGCGCGCTTCGTCGGCGCGGCCGGTGCCGGGGAGATCGTCTTCACGCGCGGCGCCACCGAGGCCCTGAACCTCGTGGCGCAGAGCTTCGGACGCACGCGCGTCGGCGCGGGCGACGAGGTCGTCGTCTCGGAAATGGAGCACCACGCGAACATCGTGCCGTGGCAGATGCTCTGCCGCGCGGTCGGCGCGACGCTGCGGGTCGCGCCCGTCGACGCGCGCGGGGTGCTCGACGCGGCCGCGTTCGCGGAGATCCTCGGCCCGCGGACGAAGATCGTCGCGCTCGCGCACGTCTCGAACGCGCTCGGGACGCGAAACCCGATCGCGGCGCTGGCGGCGCGCGCCCACGCGCACGGAGCGATCGTCGTGGTGGACGGCGCGCAGGCCGTCGCGCACGTGCCGGTCGACGTCGCCGCCCTCGGCTGCGATTTCTACGCGTTCTCCGGGCACAAGCTCTACGGACCGACGGGCATCGGCGCGCTGTGGGGCCGGGCGGCGCTGCTTACGGCCATGCCGCCGTGGCAGGGCGGCGGGGAGATGGTGCGCTCGGTCGGGTGGGACGAGGTCGTCCACGAGCCGCCGCCGCACCGCTTCGAGGCGGGGACGCCGCCGATCGCCGGCGCGGTCGGCCTGGCGGCCGCGATCGGATATCTCGAGGCGCTCGACCGGGCGGCGCTGGCGGCGCACGAGCGCGACCTCCTCGCGTACGCGGCGGATGCGCTCGCGGCGGTGCCGGGCCTGCGGATGATCGGGGAGGCCCCCGACAAGATCGGCGGGCATTCTTTCGTGCTCGCCGGCATCCATGCGCACGACGTCGCGACCGTGCTCGACGGCGAAGGCATCGCGGTGCGCGCCGGGCACCACTGCGCGCAGCCGATCCTGCAGCGGTTCGGGGTCGCGGCGACGGTGCGTGCCTCGTTCGGCCTCTACAACCGCCGCGCCGACGTCGACCGGCTGATCGCGGGGCTCGCGGTGGTGCGGCGGGTCTTCGGCGCATGA
- a CDS encoding fatty acid--CoA ligase family protein, translated as MPTPSTIPALLASSAARFADRPAIEDGGATLRFRDLAVAAERVARGFAAAGVAPGDRVGVWAPNMHEWVVAALGLQSVGGVLVPLNTRMKGREVGYILAKSRARLLCTVDEFLGNRYVDLLRDGCGAPTARRPVADLPDLERVVLLRGAAAACQTWGDFLASGDAITAADVAARADAVRPDDLADILFTSGTTGKPKGVMCTHAQNLRCFEAWSDVVGLRADDRYLIVNPYFHSFGYKAGWLACLLRGAANLPHPVFDVPQVLARIARDRVSVLPGPPTLYQMILAHPERERFDLSTLRLAVTGAASIPVELIHRMRRELALETIVTAYGLTEATGVVTMCRPEDDPETIATTSGRAIPDVEVRCVDRDGHEAARGTAGEIVVRGYNVMRGYFDDPAATAEAIDVDGWLHTGDVGVMDARGYLRITDRLKDMFITGGFNCYPAEIESILLGCPGVGQVAVIGIPDERLGEVAMAFVVPIAGASPTPEAIITWSREHMANYKVPRRVAVVDALPMNATGKVTKFVLREHPAAR; from the coding sequence ATGCCGACGCCGTCCACCATCCCCGCGCTCCTCGCCTCCTCCGCCGCCCGCTTCGCCGATCGACCGGCCATCGAGGACGGCGGCGCCACGCTTCGCTTCCGCGACCTCGCCGTCGCGGCGGAGCGCGTGGCGCGCGGCTTCGCCGCCGCGGGCGTCGCCCCCGGCGACCGGGTCGGCGTCTGGGCGCCCAACATGCACGAGTGGGTCGTGGCGGCGCTCGGCCTGCAGAGCGTGGGCGGCGTCCTCGTACCGCTCAATACCCGCATGAAGGGGCGCGAGGTCGGCTACATCCTCGCGAAGAGCCGCGCACGATTGCTCTGCACCGTCGACGAGTTCCTCGGGAACCGCTACGTCGACCTCCTCCGCGACGGCTGCGGCGCCCCGACCGCGCGGCGGCCCGTCGCCGACCTCCCCGACCTCGAGCGCGTCGTCCTGCTGCGCGGCGCGGCCGCCGCCTGCCAGACGTGGGGCGACTTCCTCGCGAGCGGCGACGCGATCACGGCGGCCGACGTCGCGGCGCGCGCCGACGCCGTACGTCCGGATGATCTCGCCGACATCCTCTTCACGTCCGGCACCACCGGGAAGCCCAAGGGCGTGATGTGCACCCACGCCCAGAACCTCCGCTGCTTCGAGGCATGGAGCGACGTCGTCGGGCTCCGCGCCGACGACCGCTATCTGATCGTGAATCCCTACTTCCACAGCTTCGGCTACAAAGCCGGATGGCTCGCGTGCCTGCTCCGCGGAGCGGCCAACCTCCCCCATCCAGTCTTCGACGTGCCGCAGGTACTGGCGCGCATCGCGCGCGACCGCGTGAGCGTGCTGCCCGGACCCCCGACCCTCTACCAGATGATCCTGGCGCATCCGGAGCGCGAGCGCTTCGACCTCTCGACCTTGCGCCTCGCCGTCACCGGCGCCGCGTCGATCCCCGTCGAGCTCATCCACCGCATGCGGCGCGAGCTCGCGCTCGAGACGATCGTCACCGCCTACGGCCTGACCGAGGCGACCGGCGTCGTCACGATGTGCCGCCCGGAGGACGACCCCGAGACCATCGCCACGACGTCGGGGCGCGCGATCCCCGACGTGGAGGTCCGCTGCGTCGACCGCGACGGCCACGAAGCGGCACGCGGCACGGCCGGCGAAATCGTCGTCCGCGGCTACAACGTCATGCGCGGCTACTTCGACGATCCCGCGGCGACCGCCGAGGCGATCGACGTCGACGGTTGGCTGCACACCGGCGACGTCGGCGTCATGGACGCGCGCGGTTATCTCCGCATCACGGATCGCCTGAAGGACATGTTCATCACCGGCGGCTTCAACTGCTACCCGGCCGAGATCGAGAGCATCCTGCTCGGCTGTCCCGGCGTCGGACAGGTCGCCGTGATCGGCATTCCCGACGAACGTCTCGGCGAGGTCGCGATGGCGTTCGTGGTTCCCATCGCCGGCGCATCGCCGACGCCCGAGGCGATCATCACATGGAGCCGCGAGCACATGGCGAACTACAAGGTTCCACGGCGCGTCGCGGTCGTCGACGCGCTGCCCATGAACGCGACCGGCAAGGTCACGAAGTTCGTGCTCCGCGAGCATCCCGCCGCGCGCTGA
- a CDS encoding acyl-CoA dehydrogenase family protein, with translation MHLDFTPEQHALRRQIRDYYRTLFTPELRAALDAEIQDCGGPVYRQVVGRMGADGWLGIGWPKEYGGQGRTPLEQFIFWDETYRARAPLPVIAINTIGPTIMQFGTDAQKHDLLPRILKGELHFGVGYTEPGAGTDLASLTTRAVRDGDDYVIDGQKIFTTHAQDADYIWLAARTDPEAPKHKGISIILVPTSTPGFSVTPIHTLGGERTNATYYEGVRVPVSNRVGPEHEGWRLVTSQLNHERITLATPGMADRLLDEVWGWAAETASPDGGRMLDVPWVQQNLARAYAKLEALKLLNWRSAWSITAGMPTMAEASAVKVMGTEFFVECYRLLLEVVGAAGLVPEGTPGTLFGGMLEHAYRSATTLTFGGGVNEVQRDIIAMAGLGLPRAQRR, from the coding sequence ATGCACCTCGATTTCACTCCGGAGCAGCACGCGCTCCGCCGCCAGATCCGCGACTACTACCGCACGCTCTTCACGCCGGAGCTGCGCGCCGCCCTCGACGCCGAGATCCAGGATTGCGGCGGCCCCGTCTACCGCCAGGTCGTCGGTCGCATGGGCGCCGACGGCTGGCTCGGCATCGGATGGCCGAAGGAGTACGGCGGCCAAGGTCGCACGCCGCTCGAGCAGTTCATCTTCTGGGACGAGACCTACCGCGCCCGGGCGCCGCTGCCGGTGATCGCGATCAACACCATCGGACCGACCATCATGCAGTTCGGCACCGACGCCCAGAAGCACGATCTCCTGCCCCGCATCCTGAAGGGCGAGCTGCATTTCGGCGTCGGCTACACGGAGCCCGGCGCCGGCACCGACCTGGCCTCGCTCACGACGCGCGCCGTCCGCGACGGCGACGATTACGTGATCGACGGCCAGAAGATCTTCACGACCCACGCGCAGGACGCCGACTACATCTGGCTCGCGGCCCGCACCGATCCCGAGGCGCCGAAGCACAAGGGCATCTCGATCATCCTGGTGCCGACGTCCACGCCGGGCTTTTCGGTGACCCCGATCCACACGCTCGGCGGCGAGCGCACCAACGCGACCTACTACGAGGGCGTGCGCGTGCCGGTGTCGAACCGCGTCGGTCCCGAACACGAGGGCTGGCGTCTCGTGACCTCGCAGCTGAACCACGAGCGCATCACGCTCGCGACGCCCGGCATGGCCGACCGCCTGCTCGACGAGGTATGGGGCTGGGCCGCCGAGACCGCGTCGCCCGACGGCGGTCGCATGCTCGACGTCCCGTGGGTGCAGCAGAACCTGGCGCGCGCCTACGCCAAGCTCGAAGCCCTCAAGCTGCTCAACTGGCGCTCGGCGTGGTCGATCACGGCCGGCATGCCCACCATGGCCGAGGCGTCGGCCGTGAAGGTCATGGGCACGGAGTTCTTCGTCGAGTGCTATCGGCTCCTTCTCGAGGTCGTCGGCGCCGCCGGGCTCGTCCCCGAGGGCACCCCCGGCACGCTCTTCGGCGGCATGCTGGAGCACGCGTATCGCAGCGCGACCACTCTCACCTTCGGCGGCGGCGTGAACGAAGTGCAGCGCGACATCATCGCGATGGCCGGCCTCGGCCTCCCGCGCGCGCAGCGCCGCTGA
- a CDS encoding bifunctional MaoC family dehydratase/OB-fold nucleic acid binding domain-containing protein, with protein MSSDPKQELERTLEAYVGIETGPPTPAPEPVNESMIRHWCDAMGDQNPAYVDAAAARDTVHRGIVAPPTMLQGWTLMGIEMADPAKMRKNKQTELHELLSSYGYTSVVATNCDQTYARYLRPGDRITATTVIESISEEKATALGIGYFINTRDVYRDQHGEEVGSMLFRVLKFKPAQQPQAAPSATSGGAPAKPTRLKPPRGHDNAWWWDALATGALPIQRCKACGVLRHPPRPMCGSCQSIAWDQVSAKGGGSVYSYTVLHHPKFPGYDYPLVCAVIELDEGTRIVSNVIGCAPADVRIGMRVELAVEPVDGGMTLPFFRPAGT; from the coding sequence ATGAGCAGCGACCCCAAGCAGGAGCTCGAACGGACGCTCGAGGCCTACGTCGGCATCGAAACCGGACCGCCGACGCCCGCCCCCGAGCCCGTCAACGAGTCGATGATCCGCCACTGGTGCGACGCCATGGGCGACCAGAACCCCGCGTACGTCGACGCCGCGGCCGCCCGCGACACCGTCCATCGCGGCATCGTCGCGCCCCCCACCATGCTGCAGGGCTGGACGCTCATGGGCATCGAGATGGCCGACCCGGCCAAGATGCGGAAGAACAAGCAGACCGAGCTGCACGAGCTCCTGAGCTCCTACGGCTACACGTCGGTCGTCGCGACCAACTGCGACCAGACCTATGCCCGCTACCTCCGCCCCGGCGACCGCATCACGGCGACCACCGTCATCGAGTCGATCTCCGAGGAGAAGGCGACGGCGCTCGGGATCGGCTACTTCATCAACACCCGCGACGTGTACCGCGATCAGCACGGCGAAGAGGTCGGCTCCATGCTCTTCCGGGTGCTGAAGTTCAAGCCCGCCCAACAACCGCAGGCGGCGCCGAGCGCGACGAGCGGCGGCGCGCCCGCGAAGCCGACGCGCCTCAAGCCGCCGCGCGGCCACGACAACGCCTGGTGGTGGGACGCGCTCGCCACGGGAGCGCTCCCCATCCAGCGCTGCAAGGCGTGCGGCGTGCTCCGGCACCCGCCGCGCCCGATGTGCGGCTCCTGTCAGTCGATCGCGTGGGACCAGGTGTCCGCCAAGGGCGGCGGCTCGGTCTACAGCTACACGGTCCTGCACCATCCGAAGTTCCCGGGCTACGACTATCCGCTGGTCTGCGCGGTCATCGAGCTCGACGAGGGCACGCGCATCGTGTCGAACGTCATCGGCTGCGCGCCCGCCGACGTGCGGATCGGCATGCGCGTCGAGCTCGCCGTGGAGCCGGTCGACGGCGGCATGACGTTGCCCTTCTTCCGCCCCGCCGGGACCTGA
- a CDS encoding acyl-CoA/acyl-ACP dehydrogenase, with translation MDFELTDDQKAVRDLARGILEKEVTVERLKRLDREGAWRDSALVATLADAGLLGLVVPAAHGGMGLGLLEACVLLQELGRVAAPGAFLPTLVGALALALDGSDAQRRDWLPPVATGDAELGVALVDAGSSDPTAPGTRAERNGRGWILTGEKRWVAGAEHARRLLVPARAGGETRVFLVDPHAAGVRLAPQRLSTGEPVCTVSLAGVAVPEADTLGAPDAAARLYASTLVAISAMQLGVSERALDMTARYVRERVQFGVPIGSFQAVQHRLADCYIDLESMRWTAWRAAEHVAAGRPAARECAVAKFWAADGGARIAAACQHLHGGIGVDLDYPIHRYFLHSKSLELALGGATPQLARLGRDLAASGLAELP, from the coding sequence ATGGATTTCGAGCTCACCGACGATCAGAAGGCGGTCCGCGATCTCGCCCGCGGCATCCTCGAGAAGGAGGTCACGGTCGAGCGGCTGAAGCGGCTCGACCGGGAAGGCGCGTGGCGCGATTCCGCGCTCGTCGCGACCCTCGCCGACGCGGGGCTCCTCGGCCTCGTGGTCCCCGCGGCGCACGGCGGCATGGGCCTCGGCCTCCTGGAGGCGTGCGTCCTCCTGCAGGAGCTCGGCCGCGTCGCCGCGCCGGGCGCGTTCCTCCCGACCCTCGTCGGGGCGCTCGCCCTCGCGCTCGACGGCAGCGACGCGCAGCGGCGCGACTGGCTCCCGCCGGTCGCGACCGGCGACGCGGAGCTCGGCGTCGCTCTCGTCGACGCCGGCTCGAGCGACCCGACCGCTCCCGGCACGCGCGCCGAGCGGAACGGCCGCGGCTGGATCCTCACCGGCGAAAAGCGCTGGGTGGCTGGCGCGGAACACGCGCGGCGCCTCCTGGTCCCGGCCCGCGCCGGCGGCGAGACGCGCGTCTTCCTGGTCGATCCGCACGCCGCGGGCGTGCGCCTCGCGCCGCAACGGCTTTCGACCGGCGAGCCGGTCTGCACCGTCTCCCTGGCAGGCGTCGCCGTTCCGGAGGCCGACACGCTCGGCGCGCCCGACGCCGCGGCGCGCTTGTACGCGTCGACGCTCGTCGCGATCTCCGCCATGCAGCTCGGCGTCTCGGAGCGCGCCCTCGACATGACGGCGCGCTACGTGCGCGAGCGCGTCCAGTTCGGCGTCCCGATCGGCTCGTTCCAGGCCGTGCAGCACCGCCTCGCCGATTGCTACATCGACCTCGAGTCGATGCGCTGGACGGCATGGCGCGCCGCCGAGCACGTCGCCGCAGGACGTCCGGCCGCGCGCGAGTGCGCCGTCGCGAAGTTCTGGGCCGCCGACGGCGGCGCGCGCATCGCCGCCGCCTGCCAGCACCTCCACGGCGGCATCGGCGTCGATCTCGATTACCCGATCCATCGCTACTTCCTGCATTCCAAATCCCTCGAGCTGGCGCTCGGCGGCGCGACGCCGCAGCTGGCCCGGCTCGGACGCGACCTGGCCGCGAGCGGCCTGGCGGAGCTCCCATGA
- a CDS encoding lipid-transfer protein, producing MPTTLNNEAAIVGIGQTEFSKNSGRSELQLTAEAIKAALDDCGLRPSDVDGMTTFTLDTTDEIEAARAVGIGDLTFFNRIPHGGGAAVGVVQHAVMAVATGIADVVVCYRGLNGRSGQRYSAGVADGVATSDLIHWSWYMPYGLMTPASWVAMFTQRYLHEYGATADDLAEVAIATRDHAVTNPAAFFHQRPLSRQEYMEARWIAEPLRLYDCCQETDGACAAIVTSVERAKDLKQKPAIVRGAAQAAGADQESMTSFYRPSISHLPEMDLVAKQVYAQSGLGPKDLDAAVIYDAFTSIVLWQIESFGFCGRGEAKDFIKDGTLRRNGRLPTNTHGGQLSEAYIHGMNGVNEGVRLIRGTSVNQPKKNDHVLVTAGVGVPTSAMILGKE from the coding sequence ATGCCGACCACGCTCAACAACGAAGCCGCCATCGTCGGCATCGGACAGACCGAGTTCTCCAAGAACTCCGGCCGCTCGGAGCTGCAGCTCACGGCGGAGGCGATCAAGGCCGCCCTCGACGACTGCGGCCTCCGGCCGTCCGACGTCGACGGCATGACGACGTTCACGCTCGACACGACCGACGAGATCGAGGCGGCACGGGCGGTGGGCATCGGCGACCTCACCTTCTTCAACCGCATCCCGCACGGCGGCGGCGCGGCGGTCGGGGTCGTCCAGCACGCGGTCATGGCGGTCGCGACCGGGATCGCCGACGTGGTCGTCTGCTATCGCGGTCTGAACGGCCGCTCCGGCCAGCGCTACAGCGCGGGCGTCGCCGACGGCGTCGCGACCTCCGACCTGATCCACTGGAGCTGGTACATGCCCTACGGGCTCATGACGCCGGCGAGCTGGGTGGCGATGTTCACGCAGCGCTACCTGCACGAGTACGGCGCGACCGCCGACGACCTCGCCGAGGTCGCGATCGCGACCCGCGACCACGCCGTCACCAACCCCGCCGCGTTCTTCCACCAACGCCCGCTCTCCAGGCAGGAATACATGGAGGCGCGCTGGATCGCAGAGCCGCTGCGCCTCTACGACTGCTGCCAGGAGACCGACGGCGCCTGCGCCGCCATCGTGACCAGCGTCGAGCGCGCCAAGGACTTGAAGCAGAAGCCGGCGATCGTCCGCGGGGCGGCGCAGGCCGCCGGCGCCGACCAGGAATCGATGACGAGCTTCTACCGGCCGAGCATCTCGCACCTCCCCGAGATGGACCTCGTCGCGAAGCAGGTCTACGCGCAGTCGGGCCTCGGGCCGAAGGATCTCGACGCCGCGGTCATCTACGACGCCTTCACCTCGATCGTGCTCTGGCAGATCGAATCGTTCGGCTTCTGCGGCCGCGGCGAAGCGAAGGACTTCATCAAGGACGGCACCCTCCGCCGGAACGGCCGCCTGCCGACCAACACCCACGGCGGCCAGCTCAGCGAGGCCTACATCCACGGCATGAACGGCGTGAACGAGGGCGTGCGCCTCATCCGAGGCACGTCCGTCAATCAGCCGAAGAAGAACGACCACGTGTTGGTGACCGCCGGCGTCGGCGTCCCCACGAGCGCCATGATCCTCGGGAAGGAGTGA
- a CDS encoding steroid 3-ketoacyl-CoA thiolase, whose amino-acid sequence MREAVIVEALRTPIGKGKFGSRGALSAFHATHLLAKVQEAVVERAGIDPAEVEQIIGGCVTQAGEQSNNIARNAWLTRGKQYNVAGTTVDTQCGSSQQANNLVNALVRSGDIDVGIACGVEVMSHVGLGANVMHGPGFFQPSDWPWDSTLDQFQSAERIAKKRGITRAECDALALRSQQLAIKATEEGRFKREILPIEAPVLGDDGNPTGASRTIVADQGIRASTAEGLATLPTLVEGGVHTAASSSQISDGAAAILWMSAERAKQLGLKPRARILHEVVVGSDPYYLLDGPIDATERMMKKWGMKLPDIDLYEINEAFAAVVLSWVKVFDADMDKLNVNGGAIALGHPVGATGCRLLVTALHELERRNETTAYISMCCGSSIGTGTILERLR is encoded by the coding sequence ATGCGAGAAGCCGTCATCGTCGAAGCGCTGCGGACCCCGATCGGCAAGGGCAAGTTCGGGTCCCGAGGCGCCCTCTCCGCGTTCCACGCGACGCACCTCCTGGCGAAGGTCCAGGAGGCCGTCGTCGAGCGCGCCGGGATCGACCCCGCCGAGGTCGAGCAGATCATCGGCGGCTGCGTCACCCAGGCGGGCGAGCAGTCGAACAACATCGCCCGGAACGCGTGGCTGACGCGCGGCAAGCAGTACAACGTCGCCGGCACGACGGTCGACACCCAGTGCGGATCGAGCCAGCAGGCCAACAACCTGGTGAACGCGCTCGTCCGCTCCGGGGACATCGACGTCGGCATCGCGTGCGGCGTCGAGGTCATGAGCCACGTCGGCCTCGGCGCCAACGTCATGCACGGCCCCGGGTTCTTCCAGCCGTCCGATTGGCCGTGGGATTCCACCCTGGACCAGTTCCAGTCCGCGGAGCGGATCGCCAAGAAGCGCGGCATCACCCGCGCCGAGTGCGACGCGCTCGCGCTGCGCTCGCAGCAGCTCGCCATCAAGGCGACCGAGGAGGGCCGCTTCAAGCGCGAGATCCTCCCGATCGAGGCGCCCGTGCTCGGCGACGACGGCAACCCGACCGGCGCCTCGCGTACGATCGTCGCCGACCAGGGCATCCGCGCGAGCACCGCGGAGGGCCTCGCAACCCTTCCGACCCTCGTCGAAGGCGGCGTCCACACGGCGGCGAGCTCCTCGCAGATCTCCGACGGCGCCGCCGCCATCCTCTGGATGAGCGCCGAGCGCGCCAAGCAGCTCGGCCTGAAGCCGCGCGCGCGCATCCTCCACGAGGTCGTGGTCGGCAGCGACCCCTACTACCTCCTCGACGGGCCGATCGATGCCACCGAACGCATGATGAAGAAGTGGGGTATGAAGCTCCCGGACATCGACCTCTACGAGATCAACGAGGCGTTCGCCGCCGTCGTGCTGTCCTGGGTCAAGGTCTTCGACGCCGACATGGACAAGCTGAACGTGAACGGCGGCGCCATCGCGCTCGGCCACCCGGTCGGCGCGACCGGCTGCCGCCTGCTGGTCACCGCGCTCCACGAGCTCGAACGCCGCAATGAGACCACGGCCTACATCAGCATGTGCTGCGGGTCGTCGATCGGCACCGGCACGATCCTGGAGCGCCTCCGATGA
- a CDS encoding SDR family NAD(P)-dependent oxidoreductase — protein MSKNPPAASAPLAGKVAVVTGAARGLGRVEALELARLGARVVVNDLGTAGDGSGHDEGPARAVVDEIKAMGGEAVPHFGDVAVWDDSRAMIGTAIEQFGDLNILVNNAGFCRDRMIFNMSEDEFDSVIRVHLKGHFLGMRFASEYWRNHAKETGGAVYGRIINTSSEAFIFGSAGQPNYAAAKAGIVAMTMSAAQVLEKYGITANAIMPRARTRMNDSGTLAAMFAKPDTGFDYYAPEHVAPLVGFLASPDAANVSGHVLVVYGRDITLVRAPKLEPTFSTEDHWTAEEVARKLAPWFAEHRPITDGFTVMP, from the coding sequence ATGAGCAAGAATCCACCGGCCGCGAGCGCTCCGCTCGCGGGCAAGGTCGCCGTCGTCACCGGCGCCGCGCGCGGCCTCGGCCGCGTGGAGGCGCTCGAGCTCGCGCGCCTCGGCGCGCGCGTCGTCGTGAACGACCTCGGTACGGCGGGCGACGGCTCCGGCCACGACGAGGGCCCGGCGCGCGCCGTCGTCGACGAGATCAAGGCCATGGGCGGCGAGGCCGTCCCGCACTTCGGCGACGTCGCGGTCTGGGACGACTCCAGAGCCATGATCGGCACGGCGATCGAGCAGTTCGGCGACCTCAACATCCTCGTGAACAACGCCGGCTTCTGCCGCGACCGCATGATCTTCAACATGAGCGAGGACGAGTTCGACAGCGTGATCCGGGTGCACCTGAAAGGGCACTTCCTCGGCATGCGCTTCGCGAGCGAGTACTGGCGGAACCACGCCAAGGAGACCGGCGGCGCGGTGTACGGCCGCATCATCAACACGTCGTCCGAGGCGTTCATCTTCGGATCGGCCGGGCAGCCGAACTACGCCGCGGCCAAGGCGGGCATCGTTGCCATGACGATGTCGGCCGCCCAGGTGCTCGAAAAATACGGGATCACCGCCAACGCCATCATGCCGCGCGCCCGCACCCGCATGAACGACTCCGGCACGCTCGCCGCGATGTTCGCGAAGCCCGACACGGGCTTCGACTACTATGCGCCCGAGCACGTAGCGCCGCTCGTCGGCTTCCTCGCCTCCCCGGACGCCGCCAACGTCTCGGGCCACGTGCTCGTCGTCTACGGCCGCGACATCACCCTGGTCCGCGCGCCGAAGCTCGAGCCGACCTTCTCGACCGAGGACCACTGGACGGCCGAGGAGGTGGCGCGAAAGCTCGCGCCGTGGTTCGCCGAGCACCGCCCGATCACGGACGGCTTCACCGTGATGCCCTAA